The following are encoded in a window of Panicum virgatum strain AP13 chromosome 5N, P.virgatum_v5, whole genome shotgun sequence genomic DNA:
- the LOC120675420 gene encoding membrane protein PM19L-like, whose protein sequence is MANAGLKPVAGLLLVLNFCMYVIVAAVGGWAINHAINYGFFIGSGLELPAHFSPIYFPIGNAATGFFVIFAVIAGVVGAAAALAGFHHVRAWSSESLPAAASSGFIAWTLTLLAMGLAVKEIELHGRNARLICMESFTIILSATQLFYLLALHGGR, encoded by the exons ATGGCGAACGCGGGTCTGAAGCCGGTGGCCGGGCTCCTGCTGGTGCTCAACTTCTGCATGTACGTGATcgtggcggcggtcggcggctgGGCCATCAACCACGCCATCAACTACGGCTTCTTCATCGGCTCCGGGCTGGAGCTCCCGGCGCACTTCTCCCCGATCTACTTCCCCATCGGCAACGCGGCGACCGGGTTCTTCGTCATCTTCGCGGTGATCGCTGGGGTggtcggcgcggccgcggcgctcgcGGGGTTCCACCACGTCCGCGCCTGGAGCTCCGAGagcctgccggcggcggcctcctccgggTTCATCGCCTGGACGCTCACCCTGCTCGCCATGGG ACTGGCCGTCAAGGAGATTGAGTTGCACGGCAGGAACGCCAGGCTG ATCTGCATGGAGTCCTTCACCATCATCCTGTCGGCGACGCAGCTCTTCTACCTGCTCGCCCTACACGGAgggaggtga